A section of the Triticum dicoccoides isolate Atlit2015 ecotype Zavitan chromosome 7A, WEW_v2.0, whole genome shotgun sequence genome encodes:
- the LOC119328439 gene encoding MADS-box transcription factor ANR1-like, translating to MARKKVALRYILDKNSRCSTSKKRREGLRKKAEELAIMCNAKACVLVYGEGEAVPQVFPSPAEAVPVLDRYMNMPEGNFKKTVNHASFLNQHFGKLQAKGHKLQDVCEDNETRILLHKVMLRSNLSSLDGLNIEDLTNVGRKLEVILQSMGESITKISGQPPVFQSQEPYVTNTMDMGSPAMYHAPPPAPYVTNYMHVESPSTYQAPPAPYITDNMDMGSSMMYPTASPAPYVTSGMDMGPSTMFKALPQQQEDALDMMRYGGDLNALVYSGYNSSGRNDTGTSTVFPSGDIDPKRSFEVVFGWQFGGADPEASSSSPFLPM from the coding sequence ATGGCTCGCAAGAAGGTGGCCCTCCGGTACATCCTCGATAAAAATTCCAGATGCAGTACTTCAAAGAAGCGGCGTGAGGGCCTACGGAAGAAGGCGGAGGAGTTGGCCATCATGTGCAATGCCAAGGCATGTGTGCTAGTATATGGCGAGGGCGAGGCGGTACCACAAGTGTTCCCGTCCCCCGCTGAGGCGGTGCCTGTCCTGGACCGGTATATGAATATGCCGGAGGGCAACTTCAAGAAGACGGTGAATCATGCAAGCTTTCTCAATCAACATTTTGGCAAGCTCCAGGCCAAGGGCCACAAGCTCCAAGACGTCTGTGAAGACAATGAGACCAGAATCCTCCTGCACAAGGTCATGCTCAGAAGCAACCTCTCGAGCCTTGATGGCCTCAACATCGAGGATCTCACCAATGTTGGCCGAAAGCTAGAGGTGATCCTCCAGAGCATGGGGGAAAGCATCACAAAAATTAGCGGCCAACCACCTGTCTTCCAGTCCCAGGAGCCATACGTCACCAACACCATGGACATGGGGTCTCCAGCAATGTATCACGCACCACCACCAGCTCCATACGTCACCAACTACATGCATGTGGAGTCTCCGTCGACTTATCAGGCACCACCAGCTCCATACATCACTGACAACATGGACATGGGGTCTTCGATGATGTATCCGACAGCGTCACCAGCTCCCTATGTCACTAGTGGCATGGACATGGGGCCTTCCACAATGTTTAAGGCTCTGCCGCAGCAACAAGAGGATGCACTTGACATGATGAGGTATGGAGGAGACCTCAACGCCCTGGTCTATAGTGGCTACAATTCTAGTGGTCGTAATGACACCGGCACAAGCACTGTCTTCCCTAGCGGTGATATTGACCCGAAGAGGTCGTTTGAGGTGGTGTTCGGTTGGCAGTTCGGTGGCGCTGATCCTGAAGCGTCTTCTTCAAGTCCTTTCCTCCCAATGTAA